From Ischnura elegans chromosome 13 unlocalized genomic scaffold, ioIscEleg1.1 SUPER_13_unloc_1, whole genome shotgun sequence, a single genomic window includes:
- the LOC124172607 gene encoding uncharacterized protein LOC124172607, producing the protein MVSNISNSNAEQFVEERLLAGLVTGSFLQHKDLLDKLEDVNSRMIKEKTLLHVGVGFGKADWVQELLARGADTDSTNESQQNALSSAEEMVRQFPDDAERSKVLNLVTLVHRRDQVILRRLEASSSRSTDHVTPVASPECDIASLKSSVDSLRREMKSLVRQLTSSLEELKAQVCGCDVLLHCLEGAVTSTAEDVTSIKCGLGSGVYLSQPTSDPARARQECVDAMMRKTRIVYGNGVDEMRRLYERLYDGDGCTACVIKFLSGDGRVKVMVDNDSYSIGRMKEKVVGFDGTQGNGSALISFCDFESETVYFGAKDSCGVWESVQCARLAWALSQLSLKLVFDNEGSPYSKGDVEREREWMRALEELGGEEEEGRGIRWVYQISIGWEDTKGKVMLACGSCPSSYRL; encoded by the coding sequence ATGGTAAGCAACATTTCTAACAGCAATGCtgagcaatttgttgaggagaggcttcTTGCTGGATTGGTGACTGGCTCATTCCTCCAGCATAAAGACCTACTGGACAAGTTGGAAGATGTGAATAGCAGAATGATAAAGGAGAAAACACTCTTGCATGTTGGAGTGGGATTTGGAAAAGCTGATTGGGTGCAGGAGCTATTGGCAAGAGGAGCTGACACAGACAGTACAAATGAAagtcaacagaatgcattgtcttcagctgaggagatggtgcggcagttccctgaTGATGCAGAACGCTCAAAAGTTCTGAATTTGGTTACGTTGGTTCACAGGAGGGACCAAGTTATTTTGCGTCGTCTGGAAGCATCTTCGAGTAGGAGCACTGATCATGTGACACCTgtggctagcccagaatgtgatattgcatctctcaagtcctccgtggactcattgaggcgagagatgaaatctcttgtgcgaCAGCTGACCTCATCGTTGGAGGAACTGAAAGCGCAAGTGTGTGGATGCGATGTACTGTTGCATTGTCTGGAAGGGGCCGTTACATCAACAGCGGAGGACGTGACATCTATCAAGTGTGGTCTGGGAAGTGGGGTGTATTTAAGTCAACCTACATCCGATCCGGCCAGAGCAAGGCAGGAGTGCGTGGACGCCATGATGCGAAAGACACGGATAGTGTATGGAAACGGAGTTGATGAAATGCgtagattgtatgagagactgtatgatggaGATGGATGCACTGCTTGTgttattaagtttttaagtggGGATGGTCGGGTGAAGGTGATGGTGGACAATGATTCTTATAgcattggaaggatgaaggagaaggttgtgGGTTTTGATGGGACTCAGGGGAATGGGAGTGCATTGatatcattttgtgattttgagagtgagacGGTGTATTTCGGTGCAAAGGATTCTTGTGGTGTTTGGGAGAGTGTCCAATGTGCTAGGTTAGCGTGGGCCCTCTCACAATTAtccctaaaattagtttttgataatgaggggAGTCCTTATAGCAAGGGAGATGTGGAACGAGAgcgtgagtggatgagggctCTAGAGGAGttgggaggagaggaggaagaggggagggggattaGATGGGTGTATCAAATTAGCATTGGATGGGAAGACACCAAAGGCAAAGTTATGTTGGCTTGCGGCAGCTGTCCCTCGTCTTATCGCTTATAA